GCTACTTCCGCGCTTCCGCCCTGCACAAACGCGGCCGCCGGGCGGTCGGTGCCGCGCCGAAGGCCGCCGCGGTCTGAGCTCCTGTCACATCTCGCCGGGCTGTTCCGTCAGGTAGGTGTCATCCCAACGGAAACCCGACAGGAGTTCATCGTGGACGCTCGGCTGAACCTGTTCACCAACCCGGTCACCGGCAAGTTCTTCCGGCACCTCAACTCGGCGGGCAAGGTGGTCTCGGACTCGCCGCTGCCCGCTTCGACGCAGGAGCTGGTGAAGCTGCGCGCCAGCCAGATCAACGGCTGCGGCTTCTGCACCGACATGCACTACAAGGACGCGGTGGCGGCCGGTGAGGACCCGGTGCGCCTCAACCTCGTCGCGTCGTGGCGCGAGGCCACGGTCTTCACCGAGGCCGAGCGCGCCGCCCTGGAACTGGCGGAGGAGGGCACCCGCATCGCCGACGCGGCGGGCGGGGTCAGCGACGAGGTCTGGTCCACCGCCGCCAAGCACTACGACGAGGAGCAGCTCGCGGCGCTG
This is a stretch of genomic DNA from Amycolatopsis endophytica. It encodes these proteins:
- a CDS encoding carboxymuconolactone decarboxylase family protein; protein product: MDARLNLFTNPVTGKFFRHLNSAGKVVSDSPLPASTQELVKLRASQINGCGFCTDMHYKDAVAAGEDPVRLNLVASWREATVFTEAERAALELAEEGTRIADAAGGVSDEVWSTAAKHYDEEQLAALVAVIAVINAYNRLNVMVQQPAGGYRPGQFG